Proteins from a genomic interval of Pseudoruegeria sp. SHC-113:
- a CDS encoding VCBS domain-containing protein: MLIYDDGRIKTTAYTDGVVTEVSQTDPFDTMSWSSRTTTYDLATGQKSHIAITYDDGRSQTETFVGGFRATRNVTDANDAYTWTSKVSSYDAFGALTQMVTNHDDGRITTSNHNSGVLTSRTIVDVDDAFDWAQRDFTYDPSSGLLLSRRTEYDTGVVEVETSFLGPLNGTVARTDTLDLYGWDSITETYDVSGALTQVVRVNDDGVRQTTDYIAGQRATASWTDVNDTKNWDSRSATYDAAGRLASLRITYDEGHVSQRIYTNGVLTRRLDADVNDAYDWNERDFAYDANERIIGSGTLADDGTVTIKFYTDGILTSITQEDVSDNHGWTTIQTKFDSAGAFLHTTRIEDDGSFTTRDARGRDVFEGTKSDTVVEDSAITLRAAGAVTFVDGYRGSQLFNGFQNVTGLAGLGSFTVNNDGTWTYTAINNQFGIQTLNAGETITDSVQVTTHDGATVLLTVEFQGENDSAAPVYLGNSVEIIGSVGLLAAPLSFDLGSLFSDDQGEDLAITISGVPAGFQFNDGVLTSPSGGTNQAGIFTRTVTATDSDGNSTSQLVQLHVGLQQNFDVVGLPPLGGLVLDLSDAADLLFFGAYQDFGTENHYLNLWGGDDTVHFGDQPITTFAQIFIDGGQGNDSVAFGDYAGTNSGQFSIAGGTGEDLISFGDHAARNAGSISVGGGADDDTMQFGLHAGSSGSVSLSGSLGDDTYTFGGLAATGGIIRIQDQFGHNTTSFGASAATTGGEITYEGALNTDSASIQFGLNAAAEGGSIDLTTGAGDDVIGFADFAANDAAAFSISTGAGEDSLSFGDNSAKWGTQPGLVGTAVVTIDTGADDDTVYFGTSVSQATSRTLGQTTGIDLTLGSGSDTAIFGADAGSALAQILIQGDAGDDTITFGARAGTVSIQGGTGAEMITFAEGANDITVDFGADTDADRLTMGFFTSLTLTNFDHTRDALSIARVGDWVWNMVDDGVGTTTLQATGGPLITFTDTTGVAASDLLAGVNLNRATAFIGVQADKDLGVIGVGNATSGFSTDIRSLFADPDITDGFIDTMRVNSGPLPSFMAFDGTTFALSNLTDVANVGLYSVNFTGQDIFGAGVTETFTFELGLHNDYGNYAPVFYLDDIITGSDFSDVMTVGTVAYGATDEGGGFYLNGGARHDVLTIGAVTMESDFSVFSVDGGTGNDAITIAGFAASGASTSQSVAGGTGADTVTFDGDVQGLTIDLGADTDADTLTFKGRVTDVTNRNWVAGDDAITFAGVDPTALWTAEANPDGDLVFTSTDGQSFTVLGAGAETPADMVSGITLNTAPTYVGPDPADFSGEVGLLHHDHFAVGLNSLFSDAELGLGDKLSFSVESRTLPVHFDTRNGGLYQDAYDFWYAGTHFIKVTATDHSGAQVTQYLKVNLAMDHIFSSSFEFNYVTASILADTLKFRDDQFTRAGNAEVHTYGGDDIITIGKNVASGAESTLDIFAGDGADAITLGDGVGRVTVHFGSDTDADTLTLLGGAKALIVANWTQGLDTIALSSTARWRAVDVNADKVFTSTEGDQITVLGTAGLDAAAIIAGLNFNADPTYIGPTPAAGDPIPAIFTGMGGSNVASGFTLDLKTLFSDADIAQGDSLTYQITAPTLTFTLVNGVLTHTGFARELEARDHTLTLTATDTLGASVSQTVTVAIAMDHVFGTAETNTRTTPIDASSLDDTLVFDDYSAFDANMWISTHEGDDTLTFLDYAASSATLGILMGDGNDTATFGTEFGSGSLINFFAGNGDDQITLGLRAGGAPSGLHNFSVGAGADVINIGHDAGNVSVYLGLDLDADQLVIDGSRPASSGVDLNIIVNEWTLSDSITVTGSSLRWNAEDINSNKVYTDAFGRKITIIGAAGQDDTIVSGLTLNRGPSYTGNSPITNASNQHVYALGAAGSRVVDASFSLNLENLFTDPEGEHMSYAVTGLPAHLKLASGSLIVYDPMANLNLPSFAGDYVVTLTATDDLGASVSHQVVFATAMDHDFGEAYQSTAYDGSSLADTYTYGNSAHEGRVAHFATLGGNDLLTFGNDAFKDADLRLDLGDGDDQVTFGDHTGAQSTTTLKQIYIDGGEGADTFGFGDHAGLNAVMTVLDGGGTTSMTFGDYAGQDGTMDLFSAWDNDTFLLGDHAGHGGTLRLFSDSGADTITLGSHAGEDAGAVTITAHYGDDVVTVGAFAGLNGGQVNINLGTGADRATVGADAETVIIDLGNDADADTLMFLGSVTTGTVRHYDQGTDTVDVVSHTAWRIVSDDGVNTVLSDGTSTLTFEGVTGLSGGEDFLI, encoded by the coding sequence GTGCTCATTTACGATGACGGGCGCATCAAGACGACGGCATACACAGATGGCGTCGTTACCGAGGTCTCGCAGACCGACCCGTTCGATACCATGTCCTGGAGCAGTCGCACGACAACCTATGATCTGGCGACAGGACAGAAGTCGCACATTGCAATCACCTATGACGATGGTCGATCGCAAACAGAGACGTTTGTTGGCGGGTTTCGGGCCACACGGAACGTGACCGATGCGAATGACGCCTACACCTGGACGTCCAAGGTGTCGTCCTATGACGCTTTCGGTGCGCTGACCCAAATGGTGACCAACCATGACGACGGGCGCATTACGACATCCAACCACAACTCTGGTGTCCTGACTTCCCGCACGATTGTAGACGTGGACGATGCTTTCGACTGGGCCCAGCGGGATTTTACCTATGATCCCTCAAGCGGCCTGTTGCTGAGCCGCCGGACCGAATACGACACGGGTGTTGTCGAGGTCGAGACAAGCTTCCTTGGGCCACTGAACGGCACAGTTGCCCGGACCGACACGCTCGATCTCTACGGATGGGACAGCATCACCGAAACCTACGACGTGAGTGGCGCGCTGACCCAAGTTGTTCGGGTCAATGACGATGGTGTGAGGCAAACGACCGACTACATCGCCGGTCAACGGGCAACCGCCAGTTGGACCGACGTGAACGACACGAAAAACTGGGACTCGCGCAGTGCCACCTATGATGCGGCGGGGCGGTTGGCCTCGCTTCGGATCACCTATGACGAAGGCCATGTCAGCCAGCGAATCTACACGAATGGCGTCCTTACCCGCCGGTTGGACGCCGATGTGAACGATGCCTATGATTGGAACGAACGAGACTTCGCCTACGATGCAAACGAGCGGATCATCGGCTCTGGCACCCTGGCTGATGATGGCACGGTGACCATCAAGTTCTACACCGACGGCATCCTTACGTCGATCACGCAAGAAGACGTGAGCGACAACCACGGCTGGACGACGATCCAAACGAAGTTCGATAGCGCTGGTGCGTTTCTGCACACCACCCGGATCGAGGATGACGGCAGTTTCACCACACGCGACGCCCGGGGCCGAGACGTGTTTGAGGGGACGAAGTCCGATACGGTTGTTGAGGACAGCGCCATCACGCTCAGAGCGGCGGGTGCAGTTACCTTTGTGGACGGCTATCGCGGATCGCAACTCTTCAACGGGTTCCAGAATGTCACCGGGCTTGCCGGTTTGGGAAGCTTTACCGTCAACAATGACGGCACCTGGACCTATACGGCGATCAACAACCAGTTCGGCATCCAGACCCTGAACGCGGGCGAGACGATCACCGACAGTGTGCAGGTCACCACGCATGATGGTGCTACGGTTCTTCTGACGGTCGAATTCCAGGGCGAAAACGATAGCGCCGCCCCGGTTTACTTGGGAAATTCTGTCGAAATCATAGGATCGGTCGGCCTTCTGGCAGCCCCTCTTTCCTTTGACCTTGGTAGCCTGTTTTCCGACGATCAGGGTGAGGACCTCGCGATCACCATCAGCGGCGTCCCAGCCGGTTTTCAGTTCAACGACGGAGTTCTCACCTCCCCGTCAGGAGGGACCAATCAAGCGGGCATTTTCACACGCACAGTAACGGCCACTGACAGCGACGGGAATTCAACGTCTCAGCTCGTTCAGCTTCATGTCGGCCTGCAACAAAATTTTGACGTTGTGGGTTTGCCACCTTTAGGCGGTCTGGTTCTAGACTTGTCCGATGCAGCAGATCTTCTGTTCTTTGGCGCCTATCAGGACTTCGGCACGGAAAACCATTACCTCAACCTGTGGGGGGGCGATGACACCGTCCACTTTGGTGACCAGCCGATCACAACCTTTGCGCAGATCTTCATAGACGGGGGGCAGGGCAACGACTCCGTCGCGTTCGGTGATTATGCAGGCACAAACTCGGGCCAGTTCAGTATTGCGGGCGGCACGGGCGAGGACCTCATCAGCTTCGGCGATCATGCCGCGCGCAATGCGGGGTCAATCTCGGTCGGCGGCGGCGCTGACGACGACACAATGCAATTCGGCCTCCACGCCGGATCGAGCGGTTCGGTTTCACTGTCCGGCAGTTTGGGGGACGACACCTATACCTTTGGCGGATTGGCGGCGACCGGCGGCATCATTCGGATACAGGATCAATTCGGGCATAACACCACGTCGTTTGGTGCCAGCGCGGCCACCACGGGTGGCGAGATCACCTATGAAGGTGCCCTCAATACGGACAGCGCCAGCATTCAATTTGGCCTCAACGCAGCGGCAGAGGGCGGTTCAATCGACCTCACGACTGGTGCAGGTGATGATGTCATCGGTTTCGCCGATTTTGCCGCCAATGACGCGGCCGCGTTCTCGATCTCAACCGGCGCGGGCGAAGACAGCCTCTCCTTCGGGGACAACTCGGCCAAGTGGGGCACCCAGCCGGGATTGGTGGGGACAGCAGTCGTCACCATCGACACCGGTGCGGACGACGACACCGTGTACTTCGGCACCTCTGTCAGTCAGGCCACGTCCCGCACGCTCGGTCAGACAACGGGCATCGACCTGACACTCGGCAGTGGCAGCGATACCGCGATCTTCGGGGCTGACGCGGGATCGGCACTGGCGCAGATCCTGATCCAAGGGGACGCGGGCGACGACACCATCACCTTTGGCGCGAGAGCGGGCACTGTCTCCATTCAGGGTGGCACCGGCGCGGAGATGATCACCTTTGCGGAGGGAGCCAACGATATCACGGTTGATTTCGGGGCCGACACGGATGCCGATCGCCTGACCATGGGGTTCTTTACCTCGCTGACGCTTACGAATTTCGACCACACGCGCGACGCCCTGTCCATCGCACGGGTGGGTGATTGGGTCTGGAACATGGTCGACGACGGCGTAGGCACGACCACACTTCAGGCCACCGGCGGGCCGTTGATCACGTTCACCGATACCACGGGCGTGGCCGCGTCGGACCTGCTGGCGGGCGTGAACCTGAACCGCGCGACAGCGTTTATCGGCGTTCAAGCGGACAAGGATCTTGGCGTGATCGGCGTCGGAAACGCGACGTCCGGCTTCTCGACGGACATCCGATCGCTTTTTGCCGATCCGGACATCACCGACGGTTTCATTGATACGATGCGCGTCAACTCAGGCCCCTTGCCTTCGTTCATGGCCTTTGACGGAACCACGTTCGCGCTGTCCAACCTGACGGACGTCGCCAATGTCGGCCTCTATTCTGTCAATTTCACCGGACAGGACATCTTTGGCGCGGGCGTCACCGAAACCTTCACGTTTGAGCTGGGCCTGCACAACGACTACGGCAACTATGCGCCGGTATTCTATCTTGATGACATCATCACCGGTTCCGATTTCAGCGACGTGATGACGGTCGGAACTGTGGCCTACGGCGCCACGGACGAGGGGGGTGGGTTCTACCTCAATGGTGGCGCGCGGCACGATGTGCTGACGATTGGGGCGGTCACGATGGAGAGTGACTTCTCCGTCTTCAGCGTGGATGGCGGCACAGGCAACGACGCAATCACCATCGCCGGTTTTGCTGCCAGCGGCGCATCCACCAGCCAATCCGTTGCGGGCGGCACCGGGGCCGACACGGTGACCTTCGATGGGGATGTGCAAGGCCTGACCATTGACCTTGGCGCGGATACCGACGCCGACACGCTGACGTTCAAGGGGCGCGTGACCGACGTCACGAACCGCAACTGGGTTGCGGGTGACGACGCGATCACTTTCGCAGGGGTCGACCCGACCGCCCTATGGACAGCAGAAGCCAATCCAGACGGCGACCTTGTGTTCACCAGCACGGATGGCCAGTCCTTTACTGTGCTGGGCGCAGGTGCTGAGACACCTGCGGACATGGTCAGCGGCATCACCCTGAACACCGCGCCGACCTACGTGGGCCCCGACCCAGCGGATTTTTCCGGGGAAGTGGGCCTCCTTCACCATGATCACTTCGCGGTTGGTCTCAACTCCCTCTTCAGCGACGCGGAACTGGGCCTTGGGGACAAGCTGTCCTTTTCCGTCGAGTCGAGGACTTTGCCTGTCCATTTCGACACACGAAACGGCGGCTTATATCAGGACGCTTACGATTTTTGGTACGCCGGAACGCATTTCATCAAAGTAACGGCCACTGATCATTCAGGCGCGCAGGTTACCCAATACCTGAAGGTCAACCTCGCGATGGACCATATATTCAGTTCTTCGTTTGAGTTTAACTACGTTACGGCGTCAATTCTTGCGGATACTCTGAAATTTCGTGACGACCAATTCACGCGCGCCGGAAACGCTGAAGTTCATACTTATGGTGGCGATGACATCATCACCATTGGCAAGAATGTTGCATCAGGCGCTGAATCCACGCTGGATATTTTTGCTGGCGACGGGGCTGATGCGATCACCCTTGGCGACGGGGTCGGCCGCGTTACTGTTCACTTCGGAAGCGACACCGATGCGGATACCCTGACGCTTTTGGGAGGGGCCAAGGCGCTGATCGTCGCCAATTGGACCCAAGGGTTGGATACGATTGCTCTGTCCTCCACGGCGCGGTGGCGGGCCGTCGATGTCAACGCGGACAAGGTGTTTACCAGCACCGAGGGTGATCAGATCACCGTTTTGGGCACTGCAGGCCTTGATGCCGCGGCCATCATTGCGGGGCTGAATTTCAATGCAGATCCCACCTACATCGGCCCCACCCCCGCCGCGGGCGATCCGATCCCGGCGATCTTCACCGGGATGGGCGGCTCAAACGTTGCAAGTGGTTTCACACTCGACCTCAAGACGTTGTTTTCCGATGCGGACATCGCGCAGGGCGACAGCCTGACGTATCAGATCACGGCTCCGACCCTGACCTTCACACTCGTGAACGGTGTGTTGACACACACAGGGTTCGCCAGGGAACTGGAAGCCCGCGATCACACCCTGACCCTGACGGCGACAGACACCCTCGGCGCGTCGGTCAGCCAGACAGTCACCGTCGCCATCGCGATGGATCACGTCTTTGGCACGGCAGAGACGAACACCCGGACGACGCCCATCGACGCCTCGTCATTGGACGACACTTTGGTTTTTGACGATTATTCCGCCTTCGATGCCAATATGTGGATTTCCACCCATGAAGGCGACGACACGCTGACCTTCCTGGACTACGCCGCCAGCAGCGCGACGCTCGGCATTCTTATGGGCGACGGCAATGATACGGCAACCTTTGGGACGGAATTTGGCAGCGGCAGTCTTATCAACTTTTTTGCGGGTAACGGGGACGACCAGATCACACTGGGATTGCGGGCCGGCGGAGCCCCTTCAGGCCTGCACAACTTTAGCGTGGGCGCTGGCGCGGATGTCATCAACATCGGTCATGATGCCGGAAATGTCAGCGTGTATCTCGGACTTGACCTGGATGCGGACCAACTGGTCATCGATGGCTCTCGTCCCGCCAGTTCAGGCGTCGACCTCAACATCATTGTGAACGAATGGACGCTAAGTGACAGTATCACCGTCACGGGCAGCAGCCTGCGCTGGAATGCCGAAGACATCAATTCCAACAAGGTCTACACCGACGCATTCGGGCGCAAGATCACAATCATCGGGGCGGCAGGGCAAGACGATACAATCGTGTCTGGCCTTACCTTGAACCGAGGCCCCTCCTACACCGGCAACTCCCCCATCACGAATGCCTCCAATCAGCATGTCTACGCCCTTGGGGCCGCAGGTTCCCGGGTCGTGGACGCAAGTTTCAGCCTCAACCTCGAAAACCTCTTCACCGACCCGGAAGGCGAGCACATGAGCTACGCCGTTACCGGGCTGCCTGCTCATCTGAAACTCGCCTCCGGCAGTCTCATCGTCTACGATCCAATGGCCAACTTGAACCTGCCAAGCTTTGCCGGCGATTATGTGGTGACTCTTACCGCAACGGATGATTTAGGGGCGTCCGTCAGCCATCAGGTCGTCTTTGCGACAGCAATGGATCACGATTTCGGTGAGGCGTACCAGTCTACCGCCTATGACGGGTCCTCCCTTGCCGATACTTACACCTACGGGAATTCAGCTCATGAAGGCCGCGTCGCCCATTTCGCAACCCTTGGGGGCAACGACCTGCTGACCTTCGGGAATGACGCCTTCAAGGACGCCGATCTGAGATTGGATCTTGGTGATGGTGACGACCAGGTGACCTTCGGTGATCACACAGGCGCGCAGAGCACGACCACACTCAAGCAGATCTACATCGACGGCGGAGAAGGCGCAGACACCTTCGGGTTCGGGGATCATGCCGGTTTGAACGCGGTTATGACGGTCCTCGACGGTGGTGGCACCACGTCGATGACATTCGGGGATTACGCCGGTCAGGACGGCACCATGGATCTGTTTTCAGCATGGGATAACGACACCTTCCTCCTGGGTGATCACGCCGGTCATGGTGGCACTCTTCGGCTCTTTAGCGACAGCGGAGCGGACACGATCACGTTGGGGAGCCATGCGGGCGAAGACGCAGGGGCAGTGACCATCACTGCGCATTATGGCGACGACGTCGTGACGGTCGGCGCTTTCGCGGGCCTGAACGGCGGGCAAGTGAATATCAACCTAGGCACCGGCGCAGATCGGGCCACCGTTGGCGCAGATGCCGAAACGGTAATCATTGATCTTGGCAATGACGCCGACGCCGATACGCTTATGTTCCTCGGATCGGTCACGACCGGGACAGTTCGGCACTATGATCAGGGTACGGATACAGTCGATGTGGTCAGCCACACGGCGTGGCGGATTGTCAGTGACGACGGCGTCAACACCGTCCTGAGCGATGGAACGAGCACATTGACCTTCGAAGGGGTCACTGGCCTTTCGGGGGGTGAGGACTTCCTGATCTAG
- a CDS encoding YqaA family protein, with translation MIRRLYDWTISLAESRNALWALAIVAFLESSVFPIPPDVLMIPMILARPSKAWLIAGIAMVSSVLGGLFGYFIGAYLFDSVGQPVLAFYGKDVLFDGFAQRYNEYGPWAVLVAGVTPFPFKVITILSGATGLSLPVFIIASVIARGLRFFIVAALLWKFGPPIRDFIERRLGLVFTLFVIALIGGFYLVKYI, from the coding sequence ATGATCAGACGCCTTTACGATTGGACGATTTCTCTCGCCGAGAGCCGCAACGCGCTTTGGGCGCTGGCCATCGTCGCCTTTCTGGAAAGCTCGGTGTTTCCGATCCCGCCCGACGTGTTGATGATCCCGATGATCCTTGCGCGCCCCAGCAAAGCCTGGCTGATTGCTGGGATCGCCATGGTCTCTTCCGTGCTGGGCGGGCTGTTCGGCTATTTTATCGGCGCCTACCTGTTTGACAGCGTCGGCCAGCCCGTGCTCGCTTTCTACGGCAAGGATGTGCTGTTTGACGGCTTCGCGCAGCGCTACAACGAGTACGGCCCCTGGGCGGTGCTGGTGGCCGGGGTCACGCCGTTTCCGTTCAAAGTCATCACCATCCTCTCCGGCGCGACCGGGCTTTCGCTGCCTGTCTTCATCATTGCGAGCGTGATCGCGCGGGGCCTGCGCTTCTTCATCGTGGCTGCGCTCCTGTGGAAATTCGGCCCGCCGATCCGCGATTTCATCGAGCGCCGCCTCGGGCTCGTCTTCACGCTCTTCGTCATCGCATTGATCGGCGGCTTCTATCTGGTGAAATACATATGA
- a CDS encoding disulfide bond formation protein B: MTRKTLGLIAAAGSAALLIGAFGFQFLGYAPCKMCLWQRWPHAAAILFGAALLAFGGRVWTLLGALAAFATGAIGVYHTGVERGFWEGPSSCTGGGTGLSGLSGADLLSTAGSANIVMCDEVAWAMFGLSMASWNALASFALCALWIAAFRAPESR; encoded by the coding sequence ATGACCCGCAAAACCCTTGGCCTGATCGCCGCCGCCGGTTCCGCTGCGCTCCTTATCGGAGCTTTTGGCTTCCAGTTCCTCGGTTATGCGCCTTGCAAGATGTGCCTTTGGCAGCGCTGGCCCCATGCCGCCGCGATCCTGTTTGGCGCAGCGCTTCTGGCCTTTGGCGGCCGGGTCTGGACGCTGCTGGGTGCGCTGGCCGCCTTCGCCACCGGGGCGATCGGTGTCTATCACACCGGCGTGGAGCGCGGCTTCTGGGAAGGCCCTTCTTCCTGCACGGGTGGCGGCACCGGGCTCTCCGGGCTTTCGGGCGCGGATCTGCTTTCAACAGCGGGCAGCGCCAATATCGTGATGTGTGACGAGGTCGCCTGGGCGATGTTCGGCCTCAGCATGGCGAGCTGGAACGCGCTGGCCTCCTTCGCGCTCTGCGCGCTCTGGATCGCCGCCTTCCGCGCGCCTGAAAGCCGCTAG
- a CDS encoding Lrp/AsnC family transcriptional regulator: MIILDNQDLQLISALRRDARASLSELAQKLGLSRTTVRARMERLSASGEILGFTVVLKDDVADHPVRGLMMLGIEGRGADRIVRQLNGMPAVQAIHTTNGKWDLILELGTGTLEALDAVLSAIRRFDGVVTSETNLLLATRKSAKIR, from the coding sequence GTGATCATTTTGGACAATCAGGATCTGCAGTTGATCTCGGCCCTGCGCCGCGACGCGCGCGCCTCGCTTTCGGAACTGGCGCAGAAGCTTGGCCTGTCGCGCACCACGGTGCGGGCGCGGATGGAGCGGCTAAGCGCCAGCGGGGAGATCCTCGGCTTCACCGTGGTCCTGAAGGATGACGTGGCCGATCACCCGGTGCGCGGGCTGATGATGCTGGGGATCGAGGGGCGCGGGGCGGACCGCATCGTGCGCCAGCTCAACGGGATGCCCGCGGTACAGGCGATCCACACGACGAACGGCAAATGGGATCTGATCCTGGAGCTGGGCACCGGCACGCTTGAGGCGCTGGATGCGGTGCTCTCGGCGATCCGCCGTTTTGACGGCGTGGTGACGAGCGAGACGAACCTTCTGCTCGCCACCCGCAAATCCGCGAAGATCCGCTAG
- the rocF gene encoding arginase — MTTTNCILIGAPVDSGKRRKGCLMGPDAYRTAGLAEALSDLEHGVRDLGNLAPSPASPAPAANPAVHELATTVGWTQSLMDTAQTAMGEGFPIFLGGDHSLSLGSVAGVAAHAKAQGRPLFVLWLDAHTDYHTPDTTDSGNLHGTPLGYVTGREGFAAFPPLPATVPGENICLMGIRSVDRAENAALQGSGMTVHDMRDIDENGIARPLAAFLDRVRAANGMLHVSLDVDFLDPAVAPAVGTTVPGGATVREAHLVMEHLHDSGLVCSLDLVELNPFLDERGRTAKLMVDLAASLMGRTVFDRPTRSF; from the coding sequence ATGACCACGACAAACTGCATCCTCATCGGCGCACCGGTGGACAGCGGCAAGCGCCGCAAGGGCTGCCTCATGGGCCCCGACGCCTACCGCACCGCCGGCTTGGCCGAAGCACTTTCCGATCTGGAACACGGCGTGCGCGATCTGGGCAACCTTGCCCCGTCGCCCGCCAGCCCGGCGCCTGCCGCCAACCCGGCCGTGCACGAGTTGGCCACAACCGTGGGCTGGACGCAAAGCCTGATGGACACAGCACAAACGGCGATGGGCGAAGGTTTCCCGATCTTTCTGGGCGGCGATCACAGCCTGTCGCTCGGCAGCGTCGCCGGCGTGGCCGCCCATGCCAAGGCGCAAGGACGCCCGCTCTTCGTGCTCTGGCTCGATGCCCACACCGATTATCACACGCCCGACACTACGGATTCCGGCAATTTGCACGGCACGCCACTGGGCTATGTGACGGGCCGCGAAGGCTTTGCCGCCTTCCCGCCCCTGCCCGCCACCGTGCCGGGCGAGAACATCTGCCTCATGGGCATCCGCTCGGTGGATCGTGCCGAAAACGCCGCTCTTCAGGGCTCCGGCATGACGGTGCACGATATGCGCGACATCGACGAGAACGGCATCGCCCGCCCGCTCGCCGCTTTCCTTGACCGCGTGCGCGCCGCGAACGGGATGCTGCATGTTTCGCTGGATGTGGATTTCCTGGACCCTGCCGTCGCACCCGCCGTCGGCACCACCGTGCCGGGCGGCGCCACCGTGCGCGAGGCGCATCTGGTGATGGAACACCTGCACGACAGCGGCCTTGTCTGCTCGCTCGATCTGGTGGAACTCAACCCCTTCCTCGATGAACGCGGGCGCACCGCGAAACTCATGGTCGATCTCGCCGCCTCCCTGATGGGGCGCACCGTGTTTGACCGCCCGACCCGGAGCTTCTGA
- the ctlX gene encoding citrulline utilization hydrolase CtlX, whose product MMSVQAPRSVVMIRPSAFRSNPETAGDNAFQTLASEAPADVAARAAREFDTAVAQLQAAGITVHVFADNSDQTPDSVFPNNWFSTHAGGHIAIYPMFAPNRRRERRWDVIEMLKARYRVQDVVDFSGLEQDGLALEGTGAMVLDHIGRVAYTAQSNRADPVILERFCTQFNFEPMAFRAADSAGRAVYHTNVMMTVGTHVALVALEMILDPARRRAVAERLEETGRRVIALSDAQITAFAGNALELEGRDGAVMAMSATALAALDPQQRAAIEAHTAILPLAIPTIETAGGSVRCMLAGIHLSPRSIPSEKTAA is encoded by the coding sequence CTGATGTCTGTCCAAGCCCCCAGATCCGTCGTGATGATCCGCCCCTCCGCCTTCCGTTCCAACCCGGAAACGGCGGGCGACAACGCCTTCCAGACGCTCGCAAGCGAAGCCCCCGCCGACGTGGCCGCCCGCGCCGCGCGTGAGTTCGACACCGCCGTGGCGCAGCTACAGGCGGCTGGGATCACCGTGCATGTCTTTGCCGACAACAGCGATCAGACGCCGGACTCCGTCTTTCCCAACAACTGGTTCTCAACCCACGCGGGCGGGCATATCGCGATCTACCCGATGTTTGCCCCCAACCGCCGCCGCGAACGCCGCTGGGACGTGATCGAGATGCTCAAAGCCCGCTACCGGGTGCAGGACGTGGTTGATTTCTCGGGCCTTGAGCAGGACGGGCTGGCGCTGGAAGGCACCGGGGCGATGGTGCTCGATCACATCGGCCGCGTGGCCTATACGGCGCAATCCAACCGCGCCGACCCTGTGATCCTTGAGCGCTTCTGCACCCAGTTCAACTTCGAGCCCATGGCCTTCCGCGCCGCCGACAGTGCGGGCCGTGCCGTGTACCACACCAATGTGATGATGACGGTCGGCACCCATGTGGCGCTTGTGGCGCTGGAGATGATTTTGGACCCTGCCCGCCGCAGGGCCGTGGCGGAGCGGCTGGAGGAAACCGGCCGTCGGGTGATTGCGCTCTCAGATGCCCAGATCACCGCCTTTGCCGGCAATGCGCTGGAGCTTGAAGGGCGCGACGGCGCGGTGATGGCGATGAGCGCCACGGCGCTGGCCGCGCTTGATCCGCAGCAACGCGCTGCCATCGAGGCCCATACCGCGATCCTGCCGCTTGCCATCCCCACCATCGAAACCGCCGGCGGCTCCGTGCGCTGCATGCTCGCCGGCATCCATCTTTCCCCCCGTTCTATCCCTTCAGAGAAGACAGCCGCATGA